From one Colletotrichum destructivum chromosome 3, complete sequence genomic stretch:
- a CDS encoding Putative serine/threonine-protein kinase, active encodes MAWKSSGVWKKPIDRPQTNEDDSSFPGLKPKGPEAASKIEYEELQQNELIALEAIYGEDFMRHAETPGAWKKSDPSFDVRIRASSDEDLAITLGVVMTATYPKSPPLLTLKSTGDLREVTLFKLQKFIETQPKIFATEEQEMMDRIVEGLRDILEDAAQAKAKGLELPSLEEERASHEALLAKLAQEQREEEERKKEEENKEEERVLGGLLQVELKRQKDKAKETRKKNRPNGLPSLNTMDGFNGPESGRIIFDRPCNTTDKTGNAISFQAVFGKSEIAKGSVSTVFSVWPVVDSGQDCPTLALKEAVLRTTAKEDVSVFKKQIQSLESQLEALKQVRHRNLLEVLDFRVEREKSNMAKALASLWTVNVLTPSAEKGSLAELLDLAGQLDTSKVRAWTRDLLDALNFLHNKSMVHQDIHAGNVLLFREQTGEVVPKLADAGYQRELHNIKSKSHAPLGLSSAKSAYWLPPETAALSKPHYTQKTDMWEFGIVFLQMIFGLDVPQKYHSPSSVSDSMSLSRPLQELVTRFFKADPKKRPRAFELGSSEFLATDAPVIVEDSLAITSNYHSLNTLSPIPPRLRRESTNRTLTSSRYREDFDEEGRLGKGGFGEVVKARKKLDGQIYAIKKVSQRSQASLTEILKEVRLLSQLSHPAVVRYYNTWVEEIPDQSDAEGDTSTEDLNTEDSRDTISQGPAIHFTTSTGGLDFMSSSGYPQVEFGYDDSDAEDDSGSEEEDEDEDDSEDESDSDSDNSSQAVGRAPKGKEILRRTQSHRSSRTVLYISMEYCEKRTLRDLITRKLYQNTPEIWRLFRQILEGLAHIHGLSIVHRDLKPENIFIAHSSDGTDNVKIGDFGLATSGQFAVDRALPNAMESDDITRSIGTTSYAAPEVRSGSSGMYSSKVDMYSLGIIFFEMCYPPMLGMQRAEVLEKLRRPSPILPPDFKPAERVQTEIVLSLVTHNPKERPSSAELLQSGKLPVQMESETIRRTLAGLADPSSPYYKKMLSTLFSRPLEQAKDYAWDMHESSPSQSDLLNQSIVKETLISIFRRHGALECQRTCLYPRSAHYAENVVRLLDSNGTVLQLPFDLTMGHARMLAKASAAPGVQRTFTFGNIFRDKGDTGQPYMLGEVDFDIVTTNTLDLALKEAEVLKVLDEIIATFPSLSSSQMCFHLGHSDLLQLIFDYCRVEHGSRRAVADVLSKLNIHHWTWQKIRAQLRSPMIGLSATSVDELQRFDFRDTPSKAFSKLKTLFEGTDMYQRASSTLAHLREVSEYAKRLGVASKIYVTPLNSLKESFYTGGILFSCLYDKKVKDVFAAGGRYDSLIRENRPKIGNNYEERHAVGFNLSWEKLSRSPKSGGRAFLKKSEEESHDIFDNAKRVRRPPPLDLARLLICSQCDALVASFDAAVLRSTGIEILQMLWSHNISAELAKDARSPEDLLSRNRDEGYSWIIVIKQDAILKVKTMDKKDTPDVDIPMAQLLSWLRAEIRERDSKSVVKLRGSAQQSETGAAAETHHEQDVRVLTAQTRSKKFNRRTVVEQAQVSAGSLVHSFLDGPILAVETTDQVMDLIRDTCLSDGESWRKVEHSVTTAEKKYVREIHDMLLNWKWTWEKKNASRHSFLYNFRTGNCIYYDLGA; translated from the exons ATGGCGTGGAAATCATCCGGGGTGTGGAAAAAGCCCATCGACCGGCCTCAGACAAACGAAGATGACTCAAGCTTCCCAGGACTCAAGCCAAAGGGTCCCGAGGCTGCCAGCAAGATTGAATATGAGGAGCTTCAGCAGAACGAGCTCATCGCTCTCGAAGCCATTTATGGAGAGGATTTTATGAGGCATGCAGAGACACCGGGCGCTTGGAAG AAATCAGACCCCTCATTCGATGTCCGCATCAGGGCTTCTTCGGATGAGGACTTGGCCATCACTCTTGGCGTAGTGATGACTGCTACGTATCCCAAGAGCCCGCCGTTACTGACGCTGAAGAGCACCGGCGACCTTCGTGAAGTTACCCTATTCAAACTTCAGAAATTCATCGAGACACAGCCCAAAATCTTTGCCaccgaggagcaggagatgATGGACCGGATTGTGGAAGGACTAAGAGACATTCTCGAAGACGCCGCTCAAGCCAAGGCGAAGGGTCTTGAGCTGCCTTCGcttgaagaagagagagcCTCTCACGAGGCCTTACTGGCCAAACTGGCCCAGGAgcagagagaagaagaggaacgcaagaaggaggaagagaacaaagaggaagagagagttCTTGGCGGCTTGTTGCAGGTTGAGTTGAAACGCCAAAAGGacaaggcgaaggagacgCGCAAGAAGAACCGCCCCAACGGACTACCATCTCTCAACACAATGGATGGCTTTAACGGCCCGGAAAGTGGCCGCATAATATTTGACCGACCTTGCAACACGACTGACAAAACCGGAAACGCCATTTCATTTCAGGCCGTCTTCGGAAAGTCCGAGATCGCCAAAGGCTCCGTTTCAACTGTCTTCTCCGTTTGGCCCGTCGTTGACAGTGGTCAGGACTGTCCCACCTTGGCTCTCAAGGAAGCCGTTCTTCGTACAACTGCCAAAGAGGACGTTTCTGTCTTCAAGAAACAAATTCAGTCCCTCGAAAGCCAACTTGAGGCACTTAAGCAAGTGCGTCATCGGAATCTGCTCGAGGTATTGGACTTCAGAGTGGAGCGCGAGAAGAGCAACATGGCAAAAGCGTTGGCCAGTCTTTGGACCGTCAACGTTCTCACCCCTAGTGCCGAGAAGGGATCTCTAGCTGAActtctcgacctcgctgGCCAGTTGGATACCAGCAAGGTGCGCGCCTGGACGCGAGATCTACTGGATGCTCTCAACTTCCTACACAACAAGTCTATGGTCCACCAAGACATCCACGCAGGGAACGTCTTGCTTTTCCGGGAACAAACAGGAGAGGTTGTCCCAAAACTCGCAGACGCGGGCTATCAACGAGAGTTGCACAACATCAAATCCAAAAGCCATGCGCCTCTGGGACTGAGCTCGGCAAAATCCGCTTATTGGCTGCCGCCGGAAACTGCCGCGTTGTCGAAACCGCATTACACGCAGAAGACGGACATGTGGGAGTTCGGCATTGTCTTCTTGCAAATGATATTTGGGCTAGACGTGCCTCAAAAGTATCATTCGCCTTCCTCCGTGTCAGATTCTATGTCATTGTCGAGGCCATTGCAAGAGTTGGTTACCAGATTCTTCAAAGCGGATCCTAAGAAACGGCCTCGCGCCTTCGAGCTCGGATCCAGTGAGTTCCTTGCCACAGACGCCCCTGTAATAGTGGAGGACAGCCTTGCGATCACGTCGAATTACCATTCTCTCAACACCCTGTCCCCAATACCCCCAAGGCTGAGACGTGAGTCGACGAATAGAACTCTCACCTCGTCGAGATACCGAGAAGACTTTGATGAGGAGGGTCGTCTAGGTAAGGGTGGATTTGGGGAGGTGGTCAAGGCCCGGAAAAAGTTGGATGGACAAATATACGCCATCAAGAAGGTCAGCCAAAGGTCGCAAGCAAGCCTGACTGAAATCCTGAAAGAGGTTCGCCTGTTGTCACAGCTCAGCCATCCAGCCGTGGTTCGCTACTACAACACCTGGGTCGAGGAGATTCCGGACCAGTCTGACGCAGAGGGCGACACCTCCACGGAAGACTTGAACACGGAAGATTCTCGAGACACGATATCTCAAGGCCCCGCCATTCACTTCACGACAAGCACCGGTGGCCTGGACTTTATGTCATCCAGTGGCTACCCCCAAGTGGAGTTTGGCTACGACGATTCGGACGCAGAAGACGACTCCGGCtccgaagaagaggatgaggacgaggacgactcgGAGGATGAGAGCGACTCCGACTCTGACAACAGTAGTCAGGCGGTCGGACGCGCGCCAAAGGGCAAAGAGATCTTGAGAAGGACTCAATCCCACCGATCTTCCAGGACAGTTTTGTACATCTCCATGGAATACTGCGAGAAAAGG ACACTACGTGATCTGATCACCAGAAAGCTTTATCAAAACACACCGGAAATTTGGCGTCTTTTCCGACAAATACTCGAAGGGCTTGCCCATATTCACGGCCTCAGCATCGTTCATCGAGACCTGAAGCCCGAAAACATCTTCATTGCCCATAGTAGCGATGGAACGGACAACGTCAAGATTGGCGATTTTGGATTGGCAACCAGTGGCCAGTTTGCTGTCGACAGAGCTTTACCAAACGCTATGGAATCAGACGACATCACCAGAAGCATCGGAACCACGTCTTATGCCGCCCCGGAGGTACGGTCGGGTTCCAGCGGGATGTACAGTTCCAAAGTCGAT ATGTATTCTTTGGGTATCATTTTTTTCGAGATGTGTTATCCTCCGATGCTCGGCATGCAGCGagccgaggtcctcgagaagctccGGCGACCGAGCCCAATACTTCCTCCAGATTTCAAGCCTGCGGAAAGAGTACAGACAGAGATTGTCTTGTCGTTGGTAACACACAACCCGAAAGAGCGGCCTTCAAGCGCGGAACTGCTCCAAAGCGGAAAGCTCCCGGTCCAAATGGAGAGTGAGACCATCAGACGTACCCTTGCAGGCCTCGCAGATCCCAGCTCACCCTACTACAAGAAGATGTTGTCGACTTTGTTCTCCCGGCCACTGGAACAAGCCAAGGACTACGCGTGGGATATGCACGAGTCGAGCCCGAGCCAGTCAGACTTATTGAACCAGAGCATCGTCAAGGAAACCTTGATATCCATATTCCGCCGACACGGAGCTCTGGAGTGTCAACGGACATGTCTCTACCCCCGTTCCGCCCACTATGCCGAGAACGTTGTGAGACTTCTGGACTCGAACGGAACGGTCCTACAGCTTCCCTTCGATCTTACGATGGGCCACGCGAGGATGCTTGCCAAGGCCAGCGCAGCGCCAGGCGTTCAGCGGACATTCACATTCGGCAATATTTTTCGCGACAAAGGGGACACTGGGCAGCCCTACATGCTTGGTGAGGTTGACTTTGACATTGTGACGACCAACACCCTCGATCTGGCTTTGAAGGAAGCGGAGGTCCTGAAGGTGCTCGACGAAATCATTGCGACCTTCCCCTCGCTATCCTCGAGCCAGATGTGTTTCCACCTGGGACATTCCGACTTACTACAGCTTATATTCGACTACTGCCGAGTCGAGCACGGCTCTCGGAGAGCTGTGGCAGACGTCCTCAGCAAGCTGAACATTCACCACTGGACTTGGCAGAAAATCAGAGCGCAGCTGCGATCTCCGATGATCGGTTTGTCAGCGACTAGTGTCGACGAACTACAACGATTCGACTTCCGAG ATACACCGTCAAAGGCCTTTTCCAAGCTCAAGACCCTCTTTGAAGGCACCGACATGTACCAGCGAGcttcgtcgaccttggcgcATCTGCGAGAGGTCTCGGAATATGCCAAACGTCTCGGAGTTGCGAGCAAAATTTACGTCACTCCTCTGAACAGTCTCAAGGAAAGCTTTTACACCGGGGGAATACTCTTCTCCTGCCTCTACGACAAGAAAGTCAAGGACGTTTTCGCCGCGGGTGGTCGGTACGACAGCCTCATCAGAGAGAACCGCCCCAAAATTGGGAACAACTACGAAGAGCGCCACGCCGTGGGGTTCAATTTGTCGTGGGAGAAACTATCGAGGTCTCCGAAAAGCGGTGGTAGGGCTTTCTTGAAGAAATCCGAAGAAGAAAGCCATGACATTTTTGACAACGCCAAGAGAGTTCGTCGTCCGCCTCCCCTCGATTTGGCCAGGCTACTAATATGTTCTCAGTGCGATGCTTTGGTAGCCAGCTTCGATGCTGCCGTCTTGCGGTCTACGGGAATAGAAATCCTGCAGATGCTCTGGTCGCACAACATCAGCGCCGAGCTTGCAAAGGATGCACGATCGCCAGAAGATTTGCTATCCCGGAATCGTGATGAGGGGTACTCGTGGATCATCGTTATCAAGCAAGACGCGATCCTGAAGGTCAAAACGATGGACAAGAAAGACACGCCCGACGTCGACATACCTATGGCGCAGTTGCTCTCGTGGCTGCGAGCCGAGATCCGGGAGCGCGACTCCAAGTCCGTAGTCAAGCTGAGGGGCAGCGCCCAACAGTCCGAGACGGGGGCTGCGGCAGAGACGCACCATGAGCAAGACGTGCGCGTGCTGACGGCGCAGACGAGGAGCAAAAAGTTCAATCGGAGGACAGTCGTGGAGCAGGCGCAGGTGAGCGCCGGCAGTCTGGTCCACTCGTTCCTCGATGGACCCATCCTGGCCGTCGAGACAACGGACCAGGTGATGGATCTCATTAGAGACACGTGCCTGTCGGACGGGGAGAGCTGGCGCAAGGTAGAACACAGCGTAACGACAGCAGAGAAGAAGTATGTGCGCGAAATCCACGACATGTTACTTAATTGGAAATGGAcctgggagaagaagaatgCCAGCCGGCACTCGTTCCTGTACAACTTCAGGACGGGGAACTGTATTTACTATGACCTGGGGGCGTAG